The following are encoded together in the Callithrix jacchus isolate 240 chromosome 19, calJac240_pri, whole genome shotgun sequence genome:
- the IL10 gene encoding interleukin-10, with protein sequence MHSSALLCCLVFLTGVRASPGQGTQSENSCTHFPGSLPHMLRELRVAFSRVKTFFQKKDQLDSMLLKESLLEDFKGYLGCQALSEMIQFYLEEVMPQAENHDPDIKEHVNSLGEKLKTFRLRLRRCHRFLPCENKSKAVVQVKNAVSKLQEKGIYKAMSEFDIFIDYIEAYMTMKAQN encoded by the exons ATGCACAGCTcagctctgctctgttgcctggtCTTCCTGACTGGGGTGAGGGCCAGCCCAGGCCAGGGCACCCAGTCTGAGAACAGCTGCACCCACTTTCCAGGCAGCCTGCCTCACATGCTTCGAGAGCTCCGAGTTGCCTTCAGCAGAGTGAAGACTTTCTTT CAAAAGAAGGATCAGCTGGACAGCATGCTGTTAAAGGAGTCCTTGCTGGAGGACTTTAAG GGTTACCTGGGTTGCCAAGCCTTGTCTGAGATGATCCAGTTTTACCTGGAGGAGGTGATGCCCCAAGCTGAGAACCATGACCCAGACATCAAGGAGCACGTGAACTCTCTGGGGGAAAAGCTGAAGACCTTCAGGCTGAGGCTGCGACGCTGT CATCGATTTCTTCCCTGTGAAAACAAGAGCAAGGCAGTGGTGCAGGTGAAGAATGCTGTTAGTAAG CTCCAAGAGAAAGGTATCTACAAAGCCATGAGTGAGTTTGACATCTTCATCGACTACATAGAAGCCTACATGACAATGAAAGCACAAAACTGA